One Pseudorasbora parva isolate DD20220531a chromosome 8, ASM2467924v1, whole genome shotgun sequence DNA window includes the following coding sequences:
- the LOC137084787 gene encoding E3 ubiquitin/ISG15 ligase TRIM25-like encodes MSESAASQCVDQFSCPVCLDRLKEPVTIPCGHSYCMSCITDCWGQKEQGPPYRCPQCRESFSQRPLLKKNTLIAEMMETLQKTSLQTAAVECDVCTTEKNRAVKSCLQCLVSFCQTHLQPHYESPAFMKHKLVEASRHIQENICLSHGKLLEIYCQDDHQCICYLCMIDNHNGHRVVSLESEWTNQKEELKEIKLVCQKLIQERERGQRELSEAVKSFKSSALETMEDIEKVFTELMCSREKKRSEIKDQIRAQEKTEIDRAEELHKHLDQELTELRKRQAEIDKLLISDDPLHCLKSCQSVCVLPIFEDLPITQHTHLYFKDISISTFREVLEDVCQQQTAKISREVSNVHVAQTPEPKTQNVFRQYFCQLQLDPNTANKKLILSEDNRKATHSDKVQQYPDHPERFDWYIYILCREGLCDRCYWEVECSGDDWSVAVCYKGIGRKGKSNDCRLGFNKKSWRFSLDKQKVYFTHDNEQVPLPAVCSSRIGVYLDHRAGTLAFYSVSDTMTLLHRVQTTFTEPLYPAFYSGNGSSVMIIKEQNFKCKKNIIFIK; translated from the exons ATGTCTGAGTCTGCAGCGAGTCAGTGTGTGGATCAGTTCAGCTGTCCCGTCTGTTTGGATCGGCTGAAGGAGCCGGTGACGATTCCCTGTGGACACAGTTACTGTATGAGCTGTATTACTGACTGCTGGGGCCAGAAGGAGCAGGGGCCGCCGTACCGCTGTCCCCAATGCAGAGAGAGCTTCAGTCAGAGACCTCTACTGAAGAAGAACACTCTGATAGCTGAGATGATGGAGACGCTGCAGAAGACGTCCCTACAAACGGCTGCTGTGGAGTGTGATGTTTGCACTACAGAGAAGAACAGAGCTGTAAAGTCCTGTCTGCAGTGCTTGGTCTCCTTCTGTCAAACTCACCTGCAGCCTCACTATGAATCTCCTGCGTTTATGAAGCACAAACTAGTTGAAGCTTCCAGACACATTCAGGAGAACATTTGCCTCAGTCATGGGAAACTTCTAGAGATTTACTGTCAGGATGatcatcaatgcatttgttaCTTGTGTATGATTGACAATCATAACGGTCACCGTGTGGTTTCACTGGAATCTGAATGGACAAATCAAAAG GAAGAGTTAAAGGAGATAAAGCTGGTGTGTCAGAAGCTGATCCAGGAGCGAGAGAGAGGTCAGCGGGAACTCAGTGAAGCTGTGAAGTCTTTTAAA AGTTCAGCGCTAGAGACCATGGAGGACATTGAGAAGGTCTTCACTGAGCTCATGTGCTCTCGTGAGAAGAAACGCTCTGAGATTAAAGATCAGATTAGAGCTCAGGAGAAGACTGAGATAGATCGAGCAGAGGAACTTCACAAACATCTGGATCAAGAGCTGACAGAACTCCGAAAAAGACAAGCAGAGATTGACAAACTTCTGATTTCTGATGATCCACTTCATTGTCTGAAG AGCTgtcagtctgtgtgtgttttacccATATTTGAAGACCTTCCTATCACTCAACACACTCATCTGTATTTTAAAGACATTTCAATCTCAACATTCAGAGAGGTTTTGGAGGACGTCTGTCAACAGCAAACAGCTAAAATATCCAGAGAAG TGTCAAATGTTCATGTTGCACAGACTCCAGAACCAAAGACTCAAAATGTATTTAGGCAAT ATTTCTGTCAGCTGCAACTGGATCCAAACACTGCAAACAAAAAGCTCATCTTGTCTGAAGACAACAGAAAAGCAACACATTCAGATAAAGTCCAGCAGTATCCTGATCACCCAGAACGATTTGATTGGTATATTTACATCTTGTGTCGAGAGGGTTTGTGTGATCGCTGTTACTGGGAGGTCGAGTGCAGTGGGGACGACTGGTCTGTAGCAGTTTGTTACAAAGGAATTGGACGTAAAGGAAAAAGTAATGACTGTAGACTTGGCTTCAACAAAAAATCGTGGAGATTTTCACTTGATAAGCAGAAGGTCTATTTCACACATGATAATGAGCAAGTCCCTCTCCCTGCTGTCTGCTCCTCTAGAATAGGAGTGTATCTGGATCACAGAGCAGGAACTCTGGCCTTCTACAGCGTCTCTGACACAATGACTCTCCTTCACAGAGTCCAGACCACTTTCACTGAACCCTTATACCCTGCTTTTTATTCTGGTAACGGTTCATCTGTCATGATCATAAAAGAGcaaaattttaaatgtaaaaaaaatatcattttcataaaataa